GAATTGCTAGGTAACTTCCctgtcagaagagaaaataatgatcTGTTATGGATGTGCATTGGATAgtaatgttttttcatttctttgtgacTGCTGTGCATCGTTATTCCCTGTAGGTACACCTGTATCACTGGAGACCACTAACAGCCTTTTAGATTTGTTATGCTTTTATGGGGATGGAGAATCTACTCAGGAAAAggaatctgaagaaaaagaagaaaaagaggatttGGAAGAATCAGAGGTATGAAAAAGCTGTTGAGCTCTATTTCCCTCTTAAGTTGCAAGAGTGTATAAGGGTGATTTCAAGGTTTTTGCCCTGTGCCCATTTACCTGGCAGATGGTATGAGGCAGGTCAGATGCAGCTAGAAATACTGCAGTTATAAAAATCCTGTGTCTGACCTACCAGCAAAAGCTGAACCTAATAACAGCAACAACCTTGTATTGACTAGGTTTGCTGAACTGTGTTTAAATACCTGCTTCCACTGCCAGATTTGGTTTTGTCATTTGCTTCCAAAGAGTTCTCTAATGAAGATCAGCATGTTCACTGGATTCCAGTTTGAATCTTAACTGAGTTTTAATAAAGTTGAGAGCTTCTTATTGTCAGCTGAAGGAATCAGTTCCAGCTGTAGATGTGTTTGGCATTACCTGTCCCTGGGATGGCTGTTGAGAGAGAAAGGGTTTTATACATAGTATGATGTAATTTTTCCCTTCCACTCCACAAAAGCATTTAATTCATCTTGTATTTTTAGTAACAAACAGTATTCTTAATCTCATTATTGCTTCTCAAACATTACAGtctaaataattttattgcaACTCATTCAGAATATTCATCTTCAGTAGCATATCCTTTGATGTTTAATTGCAACTTTGGATTCTGAGAAACTCACTTGTGCAAAAATCTCTTCAGGTGAACGCTTCAGAGCAGGAGACTCCAAAGAGACCTCCCCGAAGAGGATTGCACCCATCTGCCTCTAGATGGAGGTACGGAAGGCACTgccagtatatatatataatagtatGGATAATGTTTTGAAGTGGTTTTTTTTAGGGCAACAAGGctcgtgaagggcttggaaaatcagccctacaaggagaggctaagaaagctggggctgtttagtctggggataaggaggctgagggaagaccttatcgccctcttccagtacctgaatggtgcttacagtgagagtggggcaggtctcttctcactagtgacaaggggaaatggcttcaagttgcgccagggcaagtttaggttggatgttaggaagcacttctttacagaaagggtagttaagtactggaaaaggctccccagggaggtggttgaatccccatccctggttgtgtttaagagctgtttggatgtggtgctcagtgatatgatttagtggagggtttttagagttagggtactggttaggctgcggttggacttgatgatcttcaaggtcttttccaacctgggtaattctgtgattctatgaagcatCGATGGAGATCTAGAAAGTGATTATAGAACAGTTCAGAGGGTGAGGATGAATGTATTTGAGTGTCAGCcctaaaaatatcttttattgaGTTCATTTAACACTGAGCTCGTGTGTTGATTCCAGGGAAAACAACAATGCTGAAAGGATATTTAAGATAATGCCTGAGAGGAACGCACACTCCTATTGCACAATGATCCGTGGGATGGTGAAGGTAAAATTCTCTTTAGTGCGAGGAGGGCTATTTTCAGCTTGTGAAATCTCACATGCAGAGAtggtttatttgctttgttcatttattttttccagcacGGGGCTTCTGCTAAAGCTTATGACATGTACACAGACTTGCTGAATGACAGGCACAAGGGTAAGCATCTCCTGTTTTGAATGATGGTCTTTTAAGTAGAAGAAAGGAGTTGTGGGTATGTGAATATTTCTGTCATGGCAGTGATGATTGGCGCAGGGGTACGGACCTCAGCTAGATCATGGGAGCTGAGTGCAAACTGTTGTTATCAGTGTAGCTGGCGTGTGGCTGGCTCACTGGAAACAGGTTTGCATGAGAACTTCGCCAAAGACTGAGCCATGTTACAAGTAGTTCTCCACAGAATATAGTTGTCAATTAAGAGGAATTATGTTATGCTTTCCAGCTGATGTGCACACCTTCAATGCACTGATTACAGCAGTCCCATTTCTGAAGGACAGGTTCCTGGAAAGATGGGAATTAATCAAGGTAAGCAGGTAAAGGAAAGGGCTTACAGTGCAGGGCCTGGGTCTGTGATATAAGCTTGCTGTTGTTCAGAGACTGATGCTGAAAATGAGCTTTGTAAGAAGATTGCAGTATCTTCTGCAAAGGAATTAATATTGGTTTAAATACCAACTGGCTGTTAAGGAGTGAATGATATATTAAATCTAACTTTGTCCTTGCAGAACAGTTTGTCTTCTGAGAACATACTGATCCAAGAACTGCCAAGCCAGAAAGAAATTGGGAAATTACGATCATAAATCATAATTATGATCATAGAATATAATGGGAGGTTTAAAAAACTAGGCTAAAAGCTCTTCTTTGACTTGTGACTGATTGTGTTGGAAATAGAATTTAGAGGAGTAGTAACATTAGAGGTTCCAGTACTAACAAGAAAACATCAGAGAGGAAGATCAGTTAGTAAGTTTAACAATTTCTTTGATATTCTGGTCAGAAGTCTCAAAGCTCTGATGTGATGTCATTTAAGTAATCTTTTCTCAGTTAAATTAATTAGAGTGAAGCAATACTCCCTGCAGTGGTTACTTGAGATAGTGTTGTTCGCTTGCAGGCTATGAAAAGGATTAGACTGGGGAAGTATATCTCTGCCTCCTTGAATGATGATAAACTGTGATCCATCATGTGTGAAGCACTAAGGGTTTACTTTCCTTTTAAGATGTTCTTGACTCACATGGCTCAGCAGGAAGTGCAACCAAATGTGAGAACTTTTAATGCTGTACTGAAGACTCTGAGAAGATGTGGTGGTGTAGGCAGAAGTATGGCCATGCCAGTAATGAAGGAGATGGAAGCACTTGAAATTGGTAAGAGAACCAGAAAGCCACAGCCAGAATGAAGTCTTTGGATGCTGTAGCCTCTTAAATTAGGACCATGTTTATTGTTAACCTAGTTACATCTAGGTCTTCAAGGACAGGTGGGCATGCAGTGGGCAGGTAGTAGTTGCACAACTGATTTGATATGTGGTGGAGGGTGATTTGCTCAAATAACAGCTTATTGATACACTAAAGGCATGTAGAGTAGAAAGCTAGGTACAAAACATTACTGCTGTTAAATTAGAGCAGGGAGTCTTGGCCACATGTCCCTTAGCAATATGATGCTCCAGCTGATTATCCGCTCTTAGACATTGTCTCTTCCAGTTGTAATTTTTGTAAAGGAGGTTTGGTCCATCGTTAGGGTCAAAGGGAGAGGGGTGATTGAGTAAATTATGGATAGTGCCTGACTAGAAGGCATGGAGACTGTGAATCAGAGCTTGGGCATAATGCTCAGTTGAGAATGTTGTCCTAATTTCaatcttcttgcttttcagagcCTAGCCTTGCAACGTATGATCATCTTCTCTCTATATTTTATAAAACTGGTATGTGCATTATTACCTTGTCTGCAAATGTATCTTGAGTAATATCTGGTTTAAATGCTTTCCAAATGCAATGGATGAGAGCAGTCGATTTATGACCTCACATAAAGGTGTGCAGCCCTAACATTGTTAACTACACTGATTCCACTTGAGTGAACAAAACACTACAGAGTAGAATTACTTCTTCAACAGAAAAAAGAATCCTtcagaaaacttattttcttgaGTTGATAAAGGCTGCTCAGTCTTTGTGGAGGAGATTCTGTACCAACATAGTTGATAGTACAGCTGAGGTGTGAtattgcttatttgtttgtcCCACAGTTGATCTTGCCCCATCAAGCATCATCTCCGAGGTGCTGGATGATGTTGAAAAGAGGAGCTTCACTCCCCAGGACCCTGATGATGGTATGAATTTCATCCTGTCTGACAGTCGGGTGTTAGAGGGGCAGTTGTAATGGCTTGGACAGCTGTGGGCGTGCTGAAGAGGTGGGTGACGTACCTCAACACCTGTCTTGGTGTTCTCTGTGTTCTCTGCCATAGCTCAAATGAGAACGTAGCTTTTGTAAAGCTGCCCAGGCCCAAACAGATCACCTGCATTGCTATATTGTCAAATTTAGCTGCACTTTCAGTTTCTAATTGAAAATGTTGTGTCTGTCTCTCAGGAGGGTGGGTTAGTGAGTTGCTGTGTGTCTTATTGAAAGCTGGAAACTAATGCgtcattttttccctttcagccAGATTTTTTACCAATGCCATGCAGGTGGTAAGTAACTCATCCCTACTGGACTGTCAATGAGTTTTCCAGCCTGTCATGTGAGATTTAGCCCTCAGCGTCATTCCCTTTTTCACCTGTGTCCATCACCTTCTGCAACCCTTCTGCATAATCCTGTGgttttttatttgatatttctcAGTTGGTAACTTGCCTGTTCATGCATTTCTTGGTACAAAGAGCTACACAGCTGCCTGTGTTCTGTGCCTGCCTCCTGCTTCTGGCAGCAGTCAGCCACCTCCACACCTGAGAATGTCAGTGTagctcacacagcagctttggCTTTTGCCCAGAGAGAGAGTCACTCATTTGTCCCATGTAAGAAAAGTGCTTAGCAGTCACTGCACTGAATTGCGTTCCATTAAGGACGTTTGCTGTCAGACTGTTACTGGTCTGTGTGAAAGTGAGTCTTGGGAGAAAGTGTTAAGTGTTACACTTGGTATCTTTAACACCTGACTCAtttcttgcagtgctgtgatCTTAAGGATATCAAGCTTGCCTATCGTTTAAATAAAGCAATGGAGAAGGGAGACAATTGGAAGTTCTTGGACATGGATCGCTTAAATTTGTACTGGTGAGTGAAGTGCATTCAACATTCAGCATCTTGAGTGTTGTGATCAATTTGAGGACAAACTGAGATTTGAACGTTACCTGCCCAGAGGACAGAGAGGAATGTTGTAGATCCAGCCCTTCCATCTCCTCAGTTTAGCTTAATCCCCATCCAACATTACGCCAACCAGAGGAATCTTTTACAGTCCTGTTATCCACGTAGGATGGCAGTTCAGGAGACCACAAAAAGTGGCTGTATCTCTGTTGTATGTAGAGATCACAGAGTACCAGATGTATTCAGAGCTGTTTTCCCTCTTGTAGGTCAAAATTCTTTTCGTTGTTGTGTATGATGGAACAAATTGATGTCGTGTTGAAATGGTACAAAGAGATGAGCCCTTCGGTGAGTGATTCCTACTGTAAGCTTTAAAGCTTTACAACACAGAACCAGTACGATTACAGTCCACTGAAGTGATTCTTCCTTCATCAGCTCTTCTATCCGAGTCCTAAAAACATCTTGGACCTCCTCCAAGCCCTGGATGCAGCCAACCACTTGGAAGTGATCCCTTCTGTCTGGGAAGGTTGGTGGGAGCCACATGGCTACGTGGGGTTATAAGCTGGGAGCAGTGCACAGTGGGAGGTGTTGGGGAGTACTTGGAGGTGCTCAGAAGAGCTGTGGTCAGATGCTTTGGCAAGAAGGATGTTATTCCTGAGATTCTTTGCCTATTCATTGCTTTTTAGGCTGGGGAGGCAAGAATGCAGATATGG
This region of Coturnix japonica isolate 7356 chromosome 4, Coturnix japonica 2.1, whole genome shotgun sequence genomic DNA includes:
- the PTCD3 gene encoding pentatricopeptide repeat domain-containing protein 3, mitochondrial, whose protein sequence is MAAGRVGLSSWYRVLALSRRCGRCSSTNAALGKTVENKEGAPEEIVLPRRKTWDKLAVLQTLASTVKRDPTAAHYMFYDDPYLMPRNSATARLLSLSKESGRNAARYIIKEYPHFFDKILAEPNIPSLMPEICTPQIEGVNEEALKERINLRMVKASVDLFDQLLQAGTPVSLETTNSLLDLLCFYGDGESTQEKESEEKEEKEDLEESEVNASEQETPKRPPRRGLHPSASRWRENNNAERIFKIMPERNAHSYCTMIRGMVKHGASAKAYDMYTDLLNDRHKADVHTFNALITAVPFLKDRFLERWELIKMFLTHMAQQEVQPNVRTFNAVLKTLRRCGGVGRSMAMPVMKEMEALEIEPSLATYDHLLSIFYKTVDLAPSSIISEVLDDVEKRSFTPQDPDDARFFTNAMQVCCDLKDIKLAYRLNKAMEKGDNWKFLDMDRLNLYWSKFFSLLCMMEQIDVVLKWYKEMSPSLFYPSPKNILDLLQALDAANHLEVIPSVWEDMKQLGFNKRRDLLEEILSLMSRDQHPAEVQLAFAKCAEDIKAVHEQSGRDQVPLEWTGSALGSVTVVFSRAGRTQDAWSMMERFQQINRIPTDLVMDEFLNCAKQTNSPEEAIKLVKLAASLGLPSSQKLKSRIEKEFELSENQKRTLESIQSDSDSSDSDSDSDSDRD